In Oncorhynchus gorbuscha isolate QuinsamMale2020 ecotype Even-year linkage group LG08, OgorEven_v1.0, whole genome shotgun sequence, one genomic interval encodes:
- the LOC124040632 gene encoding zona pellucida sperm-binding protein 2-like yields MHSNIINFRLTSEELSHIQVDQYFVTYTIEPMLELLWIEEIAHEDTSYKVLFPITTPPMARPPHTPLDTVPEQAVFVLELGTFNLDVELLNITFPTMVLTVAEYNTLKTFRMEVPFSDPVVFKEVCSLPPSVTGNCDQGNFHITVDYRNQEPFFVVLVGKRLLNHEFAQQYLTAGDTDFTITLPFSSPDAVFESVHSSSVRSRLDVALNPYNNMTIKYFSLACSFLKTLTECFSNGTMTALAVKVESAPGLNPGQLTLSDPACGPTYSDARFAYFHFTVNSCGTIRKFINNVMLYENKISLPDELEVKLNATKSSEEEYQLKVSCYYVANITRTLAFLTRPRDNEPFAETGTGRLMVRMRLAQDASYNTLHQEEDYPVVRYLRRPLHFEVELTTSSDPKVALVLDHCWATLNEDRDSRPRWNLIING; encoded by the exons ATGCATAGCAACATCATCAACTTCCGGTTGACAAGTGAAGAGCTA AGCCATATTCAGGTTGACCAGTACTTTGTCACTTACACTATTGAGCCCATGCTTGAGTTGCTGTGGATCGAGGAGATCGCACACGAGGACACCAGCTATAAAGTCCTCTTCCCTATCACAACACCTCCGATGGCCAGGCCTCCAC ACACACCCTTAGACACAGTTCCTGAGCAGGCAGTGTTTGTGCTTGAGTTGGGGACCTTCAACCTTGATGTGGAGCTGCTGAACATCACCTTTCCCACCATGGTGCTAACTGTTGCAGAGTACAACACCTTGAAGACCTTCAGGATGGAGGTGCCCTTCTCAGACCCGGTGGTCTTTAAGGAGGTGTGTTCCT TGCCACCCTCAGTCACTGGCAACTGTGATCAGGGGAACTTCCACATCACTGTGGACTACAGGAACCAAGAGCCCTTTTTTGTGGTCTTGGTTGGCAAGCGGCTGCTTAACCACGAGTTTGctcaacagtatttaacagcgGGCGACACAGACTTCACCATCACGTTGCCCTTCTCTTCCCCGGACGCAGTGTTTGAG TCCGTTCACTCGTCCTCTGTCAGGAGCAGACTGGATGTGGCTCTGAATCCTTACAACAACATGACCATCAAATACTTTTCCCTGGCTTGCAGCTTCCTCAAAACGCTGACTG AGTGTTTCTCTAACGGAACGATGACTGCGCTGGCGGTGAAGGTGGAGTCTGCTCCCGGTCTGAACCCCGGTCAGCTGACCCTGAGCGACCCCGCCTGTGGTCCCACATACAGTGACGCTCGCTTCGCCTACTTCCACTTCACTGTGAACTCCTGTGGCACCATCAGGAAG TTTATCAACAATGTCATGCTGTATGAGAACAAAATCTCCTTGCCAGATGAACTTGAGGTGAAGCTGAATGCCACGAAGTCTTCAGAGGAGGAATATCA GTTAAAGGTTTCCTGCTACTATGTGGCCAACATCACTCGCACATTGGCCTTCCTGACCAGGCCGCGTGACAACGAGCCTTTTGCTGAGACTGGGACGGGTCGACTAATGGTCAGAATGAGACTCGCTCAGG ACGCGTCGTATAACACGCTCCACCAGGAGGAGGACTATCCAGTGGTGAGGTACCTGAGACGGCCTCTGCACTTTGAGGTGGAGCTGACCACGTCCTCTGATCCCAAGGTAGCGCTGGTGCTTGACCACTGCTGGGCCACCCTCAACGAGGACCGTGACTCCCGACCCCGGTGGAATCTCATCATTAATGGCTAA